In a genomic window of Tripterygium wilfordii isolate XIE 37 chromosome 8, ASM1340144v1, whole genome shotgun sequence:
- the LOC120003262 gene encoding uncharacterized protein LOC120003262 isoform X1 — MENNCSFMSCEKLDRVASWVGTNVASAFFASLERCYCINLSTTDPDEDDDDTKDLRPLMLSRPAAVRDSDFQPAPAGIATANNNNNNSDMKRIKNDLCLENINLHCCSFKNPEPELWLLSSAQKSHIRWPWYLFVAFHR; from the exons ATGGAGAACAATTGCAGCTTCATGTCTTGCGAGAAGTTGGATAGGGTTGCGAGCTGGGTGGGCACGAACGTCGCCTCCGCTTTCTTCGCATCCCTCGAGCGTTGCTATTGCATCAACCTCTCCACTACCGACCCTGACGAAGACGATGACGACACCAAGGATCTCCGTCCCCTCATGCTTTCCAGGCCCGCTGCTGTCCGAGATTCAGATTTCCAACCCGCTCCAGCCGGAATCGCCACCGccaataacaacaacaacaactccG ATATGAAGAGAATCAAGAATGATCTCTGTTTG gAAAACATCAATCTTCATTGCTGCTCCTTCAAAAATCCTGAACCAGAACTTTGGCTTCTCTCCTCAGCACAAAAGTCACACATTCGCTGGCCATGGTACCTCTTTGTTGCATTTCATAGATAG
- the LOC120003262 gene encoding uncharacterized protein LOC120003262 isoform X3, which yields MENNCSFMSCEKLDRVASWVGTNVASAFFASLERCYCINLSTTDPDEDDDDTKDLRPLMLSRPAAVRDSDFQPAPAGIATANNNNNNSDMKRIKNDLCLFFFPGKHQSSLLLLQKS from the exons ATGGAGAACAATTGCAGCTTCATGTCTTGCGAGAAGTTGGATAGGGTTGCGAGCTGGGTGGGCACGAACGTCGCCTCCGCTTTCTTCGCATCCCTCGAGCGTTGCTATTGCATCAACCTCTCCACTACCGACCCTGACGAAGACGATGACGACACCAAGGATCTCCGTCCCCTCATGCTTTCCAGGCCCGCTGCTGTCCGAGATTCAGATTTCCAACCCGCTCCAGCCGGAATCGCCACCGccaataacaacaacaacaactccG ATATGAAGAGAATCAAGAATGATCTCTGTTTG tttttttttccaggAAAACATCAATCTTCATTGCTGCTCCTTCAAAAATCCTGA
- the LOC120003262 gene encoding uncharacterized protein LOC120003262 isoform X2 has translation MENNCSFMSCEKLDRVASWVGTNVASAFFASLERCYCINLSTTDPDEDDDDTKDLRPLMLSRPAAVRDSDFQPAPAGIATANNNNNNSDMKRIKNDLCLENINLHCCSFKNPEPELWLLSSAQKSHIRWPW, from the exons ATGGAGAACAATTGCAGCTTCATGTCTTGCGAGAAGTTGGATAGGGTTGCGAGCTGGGTGGGCACGAACGTCGCCTCCGCTTTCTTCGCATCCCTCGAGCGTTGCTATTGCATCAACCTCTCCACTACCGACCCTGACGAAGACGATGACGACACCAAGGATCTCCGTCCCCTCATGCTTTCCAGGCCCGCTGCTGTCCGAGATTCAGATTTCCAACCCGCTCCAGCCGGAATCGCCACCGccaataacaacaacaacaactccG ATATGAAGAGAATCAAGAATGATCTCTGTTTG gAAAACATCAATCTTCATTGCTGCTCCTTCAAAAATCCTGAACCAGAACTTTGGCTTCTCTCCTCAGCACAAAAGTCACACATTCGCTGGCCATG GTGA